Part of the Notamacropus eugenii isolate mMacEug1 chromosome 5, mMacEug1.pri_v2, whole genome shotgun sequence genome is shown below.
GCATAATGACAAACTACACAAGATTCAGTGTGGCTAATCTTCCCCTCCAATAgtgaattttccattttcataATCTTTTCCCAATGTAATTCTCAATGGTTTTGTACTTCACGGATTATTAGTAGTTTTTGAACTTTTTTAACCTATAgataacttcttttttctttgaaaactgttcctatcctttgagaAATGACTTATTAAGCTTTTGAATTTGTGTCAGTTCCTTAGAGATGTGGAAGTCAGATTTTTATCAGAGATGTTTCGTACAAACATTCTCCCCAGGCCAAATCCATTCTTATtgtatgttgggattggaagctcagttccgtgtggacagtctcgggcgggtaaaggtgggagcttctaaatcttagagctctcacgagacccccccaggaaatggcaggggatcgaggtgaaccgagctagctcgggtatttccgcctctccctgggagatacgtgatgggtggattctccctgccctcgaggtcgtcccagatctgggcacactattgttatctaacagcacggtattcagatgcaaactgtgtggctgcaggttaagtaggattgaggaagcctgaaagctctcttagcacgtgaggagccaagaggacagtaggctccgcttctcttctctctcccctccccctctctccccgcttgtacttctacttccaatcccttaagatcttagcctccttaggaaatctccccctcttcctcctaaggaagacctccctgcacttgtaacctagaccctgaaataaagctcaacccttgttcgactctggaacgtcctttctctcatatgagcatccggttttggccaaccgaagacctcggaggtgaggtaagaagactcgggtagcccacacaggcctctaggcctggcaattgtAGATGCATTGATTTCATTTGTGCACAAGTTTTGTTATTATCATTGATTTGCTTTTACATAAACAAAGTTCTCTCTTCTAGAATAGTCTTTATTCCAAGACTGGTTACATATTCATTTCCTATCCACATTTGTGGAAAATCTAGCCTACTCTTTTCCCCTACACTTTTTATAGAATAGCTTTATACATTTATATGGTTTATTCTTTAGGGATCCATTGTGTTGTATACTGTCATACGCTACGTTCTGCCAACTATCATCtgttttgccctgaagtatttcACATCACTTATTACATGGATGACATTGTTACAATCTAGGATCTGGTTTTCTTGAGCAAAGCCTTAGATTTCTGGGTTTTGATCTCCACTCCTTGAGGGAGCCATTACATTGTTTGATGGggtttgtttttcctctcttttttacttcttttcctcATGCAGCACTGGCTGTGCCAGGAATCTTAAATCTCAAAGATTGGTGCTGTTGACAAACAGCCCCAAAGTTACTTAACTGCTGGGAGGTCCTTTAGAAGACCTTACTACCAAGGGGTATGGTGTAGTTGGAGTAGGAGCAATATTGTGAGGCCCTATCTAAGGCAAGCTAaaatagtttttccttaaaaggtgtGGAAATCATTCCCAGAGGCCTAAAGACACAAAAGTCAGAATATGACAATTCAGCAGCTCCTCACTTGGGCTTCTGACCAACATGCCAGTGTTGCCAACAAGGAAATTACACTTAACTGAATCAATGCTCTGTGTTTACTATGAGTGTTTAGGGAGTACGCCAGAAAGAATGCTGCATTTCCCTGCTTAGGATATCTTCTTCCTGATATGGCTATATAAGCCACCTTTTTATAACTGTTAGATGAAgtacaaatgtctcatttcatttcaAACAACCAGACAAATCCAAATCCAGCCTTGCCTACTACACATTCTCTTCTTGGCACTCCCACAGACACCATCCTAGTTTAATCCTTTACCACCTCTGCCCTGGGGTATTGCAATAACCTACTTTGCATCTGGGCTGTCCTACATCCAGACTGTCCTCTTCAAaccttccacacagctgccagaaTGATACTCCTAAAGCAGAGTTACTACAGTGTCACTCCTTTGCTTAAGATCTGGTGATTCCATCTTGCCTCTACAACCAAATATAAATTCTACTTTAACTTTTAAAAGCTTTCAGTTTGGCTCCGGCCTACCTTTCCAGATTCATTGCACATATATCCTCCTTCTCActatgttctagccaaactggtctacTTATTGTTCActgtacatgacattccatttcccatcttcaTGACTTTCCATGACCCATATCCCCTCATGTCTGAAATGCAGTTTTTTCTCATCTCATGGAATCGCTGACTTCCCTCAAAACTCTCGTCAGGTCCAAGCTCATATAGGAAGCCTGTCATAACCATTTGCTTCCCTTGTTCCCAGCATCCTCCTTTGAAAactttctattttgtatttcattttcagCACATACATTGAATGGAAATTCCTTGAGAATGGGGATTCTCTTTACTCCTTCCAGTAGTATGTGCTGATACATAGTAACcactatataaattcttctgGACAAATAAAGGTCATGTCCTAGGTCTTCCCCAATATATTAGTACTTATTTCATTTACATCCCTTCAACAATAAATTATGGCAACTGGcagaaatttatattttccttggACAACACAATATGTAATGCAGCTGTCATGTGACCTCAAACTGAGGCTGACTTTCTGTGAATATGGGGATGGAGAAGAGGATATGGTCAAGGTCTACCCTCTACCAGTCTTTGTGCCAcattcttcatgattccatgtGTCCAGATCTGTAGTGGAGATCAGGTGGACCATCGTGTTATTTCctatagtcagtcaataagcattaagtacttgctatgtgtcaggtaccacgctaagtgctgggggtacaaaaaaagaggcagaaaacagCAGCCCCTTCCCTTAAGAGGTTACATTTTGATGGGAGAAGGCAACCCACATAAGGAAGGTGCAAAGCAGGCGGCAGGAGTATGATGGAGAAGTCAGAAGGGTTCAGTGGGgcgggaaatgaagagatggctagCCTGAATATCCTCCTTCAATGGACGTTCTGGGAGGGGCCTCAGGGTACTGATGAGTTCCAGCGCTAACGAGGTTTCTAGGATATGAAGTCTGGGGGAAGGGGCAGCAGGGTAGGGAATTAGCAAAATAATGACACAGACTTGGcacttttacttttttaatgcTAAGGTTTATTGAAGCAAAGATACATAATTAATAAGCAAAGATATCCCTGATGTGAATGTCCAAAGTGGCTTTGTGCAGTTTTCAACAGCTTGCATGAATCAGGGTGTCTTGTCAAATCTGGGAAGCTGTTATGGGGTTCTGCTCAAGGACTTTTAATTGGTTTAAATCACTTGTCCCTGAACCATGTTTAATTACATTCCCAGCTGTTTGCATTTCCATCAGTGAGTTCAGCTATGGGTCTAAAAGCACCAGTTCCTTCAGGCTTAATGGAATACTCTCCCTGGTGGCTTATTTTAATAGTCGTATTCCTGTATCTTGTAACAGGACCAAGAGCAAACTAACTCTACCCTTAACAAATTTGCTTTTGACTACCTTTCTTGCGTGGCCGGACACCACAAAATTACCCATTTGGAAAGCATTAGCTGGTAAATAGCCAGGGGAAATAGACGTAAAGCCCCTTTATCTCCATATAGCCACATATGCTGCATCAGTAGGGTTTCCTTCCAGTATTGTCTTATACTGAGTAAGAGATTTCCTGACTAAAAGCCTTCACATCTATTACAAGTTTTTCTCAAGTAAAGATTTTTGCAAGATCAATAAGGTGTGCAATCTCactgaaagccttcccacatgAATTACATTCATAATTCTTAATTACAGTATGCATTCTGTTGCATGAATTCATCGGTTTGACTAGCTTTTGCCAATAAGCCAGCATGAATCAGAGAAATAGGTTTTATTATACAGTGACACACCCCAGCAGCATTTGATGAGAATATGTCGTTCATAATTCAGCTAGTAGTATTTCTATAgtacatgaaacaaagaaaaacacatgGCTGCTCATTATAGTGTAGTTGATTATACAAAGAAAATGTATGTTTGTTAAAGAAAATGTCTAGCATTCACTATAGGAGATAGAGAAGGGATGTGCCCTTGTTAATATAGTTATTTCACTAAGTCAAAGGGAACTACGTATCAGGCTAGATATGGGGAGACATTCCAGGGACGATTTGAagcctctttttcattttttttgcaatTACATCTTTTTGTATCAATTATAGGAGGAAAAAGACAGTGAAAAGAGCCAGCTGTTGCAGCTGGTCTTTCAGTTCATGCaggcattgtacacagtaaaactgcaaatacagaataaaatggTCAGTTATGTTTTCCCAAATATTCACTTTAGCAATTTCCCCTCTGTCCCTAGACACAATCACTTTATCTTTGGGACATCTAATGTGAGGACAAGATTAAGTCAGTTTCTATGGCAAAAGAGGCAACTTGGTCCAAAGAGGGTTATAGCggttatgaaaaaaaataaaaacaggtgGGTAACAAATCATACAAAATTCAGAACATTCCCTTAAAAACTAATCATCAAAtttcaatcaataaattaatcagTTATACTACAGTAAATCTAAGAAGCAACATGAAAATTAAGATTAAAAACAGGGCACTCTTAAGAGATAATGGACAATAAACAGAGGGGGACAACAAACCAGAGAATGCACCATAACATCCACTTAGAAAACAGGTTTCTTTTCCCATCATTTTGGGTTAGCTGTCTACTTCATGAAGTTATCTGCTTCTGGGAAACACTTTCCCTAGGAAATTCGGTGTTAGAGGGGGTTTGTCCAATCTCCTTAAACTCAGAGACATACATCCCTGAATCAACATCTAGGTGTCTTTAATTGAGGTGTTAGTTGTCAAAAGTACATGGAACGGGCCTCTGGATTTGCAGGGGTATTTCCTTGACCACTTTCCAGGTTCCAAGTCACTTATGGAGATTCTTTAAGTAATTCTGTCTTTAACCTTTTAACAATTTAACCCTTAACAATTAGATGTTGGTGATAAAACTTAATACAGTTTGGTAAGGCTTGACAAAACTAATTACATTGTCTTTCCAGTAATAAGTTCATGTGGTGAAAGTCGGTACAAGTCTAATGAAACTAACCTTATGAACATCACAGCTATAGGAAGAACATCAGATTATGTCACCTGTAACTCACCTGAAagtttagtttttaatatttgcaTACTTTACCTGAAATCTGCTTGTGGTACAGACATCACTATAGACAATGCTATCTATGGactaaagaactatttttaaaaagatccttGAGAACCTGATTTTGTAAAATAAGtccttctttctcttgatatcaGAGAGACctcaaacagaaatgaaaaacaattccCTAATTTAAACATTCACAAAATAAGATACAAATGTTTTAACACCCATTTAATCATCTTGCACATAACGAAATGCTTTGGAGAACTAGTCCATTTTATGTATGAGCTTCAACAAATTGAGACAAACCTTTTCCTAAAGCTAAGTGCTTTAGAATTATGTGACTGTAAAGACCTGTTATATTTAATGAGCCTATATCCAACCATTTTGTATGCCATACTACTGAGGGAAAGTGATCTTTGGCCATTTGCTTAGGGTAAGCAGTAATTTCTACAGAGTAACAGAGCATATGGAATTCTGTATTTACTGTCCACATATTTCCCTGGATGGTTAAGCTACTGGAGCTTTAGTTTTGATGTGTAAAACCATAAAAATATATTGCTTCTAGAGAATGACCATATATTTTATCAAGCCATCCTTTATTTTTCCAGAGTCTCAAGTTAATGTTTTCAAAATCTCATTGAACTCGTCCTGACATATTATGTCGTTCGCCAAGGACtgcatttctcctcttctcccaatatatgtacatataatgtatatacctCCAGGCACAGTAGTTTAAGTTGTTTTGTGAACgagatagaaaacatttatttcctctttattcttttgttaaaaaaaaactattgatttACAAGTTTCTTGACAACTAATTAAACAGTTCTATATAGGAAAGCCTCAATTCAACTTGAGATCTTATAAACAATTATTTGTTTGGGATAAAACATATCCCAAGTCTGTGTATTTAGGCATTAGTATGGATAGGCATCTGTGAATATTCAAATGGACCTGAAAGAAGTTGAGTTGTTTCTCATGATCTTCAggataaaatttgaaatatatcATTTAGGACCACCTTCTTTCCTTGgacttttccattatttttcacTAGCACAATAGTTGAAGTCCTAAGCTTACTAATATAATTACAATTATTGTCTTTAATTATATTCCTTTACCCAAAGGAAATCACTTGAGAGCCAGTCATATATATCATAGTTCTCAAATGGACATTCTGATTTTGCTGCTCTTTACAAAGTGAAGAACACtacttcattaaaaattaaacttttacATCTTTATGCCATGTCACAGAATTCACCCATAAGGACATATTTTATCTTcatatcattcagaaagaatgtgtTACCTGAAGGACATAATCTTATACATGAATATTTAAGTATTAAAATGATGAGCAAGGAGATGGCAGGTCCAAAAGCAGGTTTGTTCAGGTAACTGAGGTTAGAAAGTTGAAATGAGTAGTGGCCACCTATTccaaatagtaaaaataaaatcaattggGTCCTTCCTACCTGCATCCCAAAGCTCAGAGATGATTGAGGATTGTAACATCAGATAATTCATTAGAATTTTATTCATTAGAAAACATTTGTAGTTCACCTACCAATAGCAAGTTgctatgaaagggaaaaaaaggaaggacacggttgtaataatattaatatcattCCCTTAGGTTTAAGCCCAAAGGCATAGACTGACATATCATAAATGTAACAGGATAAAGTTTTCTTTGCTGATTTTGGGTAAAATTCATGGTAACATTTGGAACAGCCAATTATGCAAGTTTCACATTGTTCATGTGAATTCAGGACATCATGACCAGGTTCATTATTAACCAAGTAGGAAATTTTGctattcagaaaggaaaaaagcacaatggggaaactgagtctaggCAATCCTGCCATTATCTTCATAAGGCTGTCTTTTCTCAGCCTTCCCAGGTACTCACACCCACTTGTAACATTTCTCAAAACGAACTCCCTTTGAGCAGTTCATGGCATTTCCCTTGAATGGTTCAACGATTCAATTAAATTAGCAATAAAACAGttatacctgaattcaaaactcagTAAACCCAATTATACTCCCGAGAGGTTTAACTCCCTTAACACAGCACTAATCACAGCTTATGGAAGGACACAGTTACTTTCTTGCAATAATATtcagttaaaataaataatttttaagaattgatCATCAGTATTCATCGAGTACAAATAAGGTATTTAAAAAAACCACTTGAATtcacttgtgtgtatgtgtacgttcAGACATCCTGATGTCACAACCACGTAGTTAAAGTTAAGAGAATAAACACATTCTGGGGTTTTATACAAGAAGTGGATATTTATAAAGTTCACTAAAATTTGAGAAAGACATTGGCTTCTGTTGGTTTGGATATCTAAGGTATCCTATATGAACTTCTGAcgcagaaagaaaaatattcttacTGGGACCTATACTACATTGGCTCAAAGATATAATTTCAATGCATATTTTTTCAGGTATAATTTCATCTAATTTAGTTTTCATAAATTTCATAATTAGCAATCCAATTTACTACCTTAGAATTTTCAAAGTTCTCACCTGTCACATATATACTTTCAGCTCTTACTTTCATGGAGGTGGTAAGATTTTATGATCTTGCCCAAGCTGAAGATCCAAAGGACCTGCCAAGTCCTTAAAGAATTTCACTGACAATAACAATTTACAAGGTCTTTAGGTTTTGCCAAATTCTATCCGAATTCTGCCAAATTACcatcattattcatttttaagCAAAATATAACCAGGTATAGACATGTTTTtgatactttttgttttcttaccATAATGCTAAGTCCCTAATATGTGAGAGTTCAAACTCATCATTTCATAGCATTCAGATCAAAGGAGGAGTTAATTTCCTaataatatatgtgtagttaAGTACCCTCTAGGTATCATTTTTCAAATTAACTGCATTTCTTATATGGTTTCCCAAAATCACAATGCAAAAAACTGggaatttcaaaaaatattatagacttaaaacatgaaacaaaacattGCCAGTTAAATTACATCAACTCAGCTGAATGCATTCAGAATTACCTTAAAAAGAAATCCATTTCATCTCTCCATTTTGGCATTCTATGTTAGTTGCATTCAGAAATCAATATGgagtaattaaaattaaattgtcCTTATATTACAAAGATGGCATTAGCAATTACCATTCAGAACACAGATCATGTTGTAAATAGTCATTTCCCCAGATTTATCAAAAggcaacataaataaaaatttttaaatgccacaCAATTCGATCTACTTTTCTACATGAAtataaaaactgataaaaataaagCTTGGCAATCATGAGAAACCTCAAAATTAACTATCTGAGGAGAAAATAAGCACTTCTCCAGATGTAACAATCATTTTAGAGGCATGGGGAGCTTCCTGTTCTCCTCTAATCTAGACTAGCTATAAGATTTAACTTAAAACtcctctaaaatattttattgctttctTGGCTCATCTTTTAATCTATGCTGTACATTTTGGTAGCTGGCAAACAGCCTTTGCATTGTGCCAACTTGAGTAAAGAAAATCACTAGTTTTACATTCCTGCTCTCTGAGAAACTCTCTCAATTCTCACTGCCTTCTAAGTAAGCTTTATATCCACACTGTGTAAGTGCAAATGATCTCCAAATATCCTTTATGTTCCCTTCAGAACTGAACTTGATTTCCAAACCGATTCAAcccttcactttccttctctactttCTAAATTCCTCACGGCTTTTATTTCCTAATCATATCCCACTCCATCCACAAATTTTCTTTATACCACTAAAATAATTAGCACAAGTTTTATTATACAATTTCAATTAACTTTCCTTGATCAAAATGGAAACTTTATTTTGTCAGGTAAAACAttctaatttgcttctttaaGGGCTTGTAAATGTAGttaattctaatttctttttaaggtgactttgtttctaatttacTTAGGCAATTAAACTTTATTAAGTGATTCACAGAAaaacacagaggaaaaaagaaaactttccctTAAAGTGAAATTTTGCTAATTTAAACAAACCTTTCTTTTCAAATTGTATAGAAGAGTTAATAATTGCACTATGTGGTTCTTAAGCACCATATATTTAGAAAATGCAGATTTCAAAaccatttacctttttttcttttttactgtttTAAGGCTTTCTTAGTTGTCTGTAGTAGGTGAAATCATCTACTCTTACCTTAAAACAATAAATCTGTCGCACTTCAAGGAAGAGAGGGtggcaaaaagggtgaagtgcTATTTGAATGTAACTTGcacaaagttttcattttttgttatagAGAGTATCACCCCCCAAAACTCATGAGGATATTTcagcctttaaaaaatattcaaatcaCATTTTGGAATTCACAGTAAAGAAATTACATTTCAGTCACAAATTTAGTTCCTAATTAGTTTACAATACCATAAATTTATGTAAACAGAGAAAAGATTTTAGTTCCTCTTACTGATCTCTGTGTACTCCCAACTTGGCTAGGTTAAGAACACAGAATTGTCTTCTGAAAGCTTTGAAATTTGTGgcataaagttctcatttctcccCTTGTCCTTTATTTTCTATGGAAAGTTTACTGGGAGTGGGGCAGTTTAACACTGGAATTGGCTGGGCATGTCTTCTGCCACTGCCAGAGGTAATGGCAGTAATTAACAGACACCAGAGAAAGCCCATTTAAGTACTTTGTTCCCTTTACATCCTACAAGATAGTGGTCTTGTCCAGAATTCCATTGCAAGGCAGCTGAAAATTGTACCTGGTGATCTTCCTGCATCTGGGTCTTACTTATCTTTACcgctctctccccttcccattcactgaagagaaaagtGATCAACAAGAGGATTTCAGACAGTTTTTTCTTGCCCCTCAAGAGCAAGGTTATAAAAGGTAATGCTATTGTCCCTTAAAAGAATAGGGTATCGTCTCTGGGTAGTTGGTATCTCCAGAGGGAGAGTGTTTGAGACAAATACTGGAATACTAGGTGGAGAATGTGACAAAATGCCAGCATTCATCCTCTGGCAAAACCTCATGAAGAGGTGGCATTTTCTTTCTCCAGGACAAAGATTAATTAACTTCACAATTTGGTTGGCAAGATTTATGCACTTCAGGATCtattcaaataaatgaataactcatttattttgagaaatggacctctattttttccttctagaaTATATAAGCTTTCATTATCATAACAGCCAGGGCCTTCATGTATTAAGTATCAGATGGCCATTTAGTTTTAACAAAGAACAAATTCATACTTAGAGACTGGCCCttcctagaattttttttccaattcatcaAAATGGATATGAAGATTCTATTCCAGAAAAGAAATACCAACTCGATACCATCCCAATTCCTGATTACTCAAGGTGAAATTGAGACTTACATCAGTTTTACATTATTAATGTTTGcaatccccaccccccaccctgacTACTTGAGTTTATGGTTAGATGAACTCTTTGACCTCTACCAGAGCCTCCTCTGGTTCTGCTCTAGCAGGATGTAGTTTTTTCAAAGGCTCCTTGCTATCTTAGTGCCAGATACCAGAACAGAATGAAAATTTAACCAAGAATTTAGATAGGAAGGTTGGCCGAGACACTGAGTAAGTACAAACGACACAAAGTCATACCACACAATACAAAAATACACAAAACATTATCCTGTCTCTGTAGACCTCATGACTTGGAGCACCAAAGTGTTAGATTATGCCTTTGTCAGACCTCCCAATTCCCTCTCTTGAGACATTCCTGAATTGGTGAACTCACTGGTACGTGGTTATAAAGTTCTTGAAGATGGGGATCTGTAAAGGCTGAACTAGCCAGTACCAGACCGTGAGGTCAAAACTGTGGCATGAATTTTCTTATCAGTCTGACTAGCTTTTGCCAATGTGCCAGTACAAGTCAGAGAAATGGGTTTTATCATACACTCAAGAGAGAAACACACTTCATCAGCAGTTGATGAAAATGTGTACAACACACATTATTTATACATTACacgaaataaagaaaaaaacagatggcTGTCCATTACAGTGCAACTGgtgttacaaagaaaaacatataCTTGTTAAGAAAAGTGTATATGATTGGCTATAGGAGATAGAGAAGGGATGTGCCCTTTTTAGTATAGCTAATCTAAGTCAAAGGGATCTACCTGTCAGGCTAGATAAGGGAGGGAAGACATTCTAAGACTGTTGAATTCTCCTTTTTTAGCAATCAAGTCTTTTTGTACCAATtagaagatgaaagaagaaactgaagaaaaccagCTATTGCAGCTGGTCTGTCAGTTCATGGAGGGTTCCTACACAAAACAATGGCCAACAGGGAACAAAATGGAGTCAGTTATGTTCTCCAAAATATTCACTTTCAACAATTCTCTTATGGTAATGAAAGGGTGATTGatgtttaaagcccttcccacATTGACTACAATTATAGGACTTCTCTCCAGCATTATTCTCTACTGTGTGCGCCTTGTTGGAAGAGCTTTCCAAAATTCCTTATTGAGTTTCTCGGAGCTTAGAATGAAtactttcccacattcattacttCTGTAAATTTTTCCAGGACAAATTGGTGCCAAAATATGTGCTTCAGCTGAAGACTTTCCAACATTATTACATTAACATTTCTTTCTACTACAAAGTATCTGGGGGATAAATAAGCAATTCACTGTGTCAAAAAGCTTTTCCATATTCATTATGTTCATAAAGTTTTTCTTCACTATGCTTTTTCTGGTGGGAAGTAAGCTGTGTTCGGAGAATGAAGCcctttccacattcactacatatataaggtttctctccagtatgaattctctggtggTAAAGAAAGGATGAATTGTGTCTAAAAGATTTCCCACATTCagtacattcataaggtttttctccagtatgaactcTCTGGTGGTTAGTAAGGGATGAACCAGAGctaaaagctttcccacattcattacattcatatggtttctctccagtatgaatcctctgGTGGAAGGTAAGATGTGTGCTATGGacaaaggccttcccacattcattacactcataaggcttttctccagtatgaattctctgatgggaAGTAAGCTGTGTGTTCACCCTGAAGGCCTgtccacattcattacatacataaggtttctctccagtatgaattctctggtggTAAATAAGAGATGAGTTGGAGCTAAAAACTTTCCCACAGTctctacattcataaggtttctctccagtatgaattttctggTGGGAAGTAAGGTGGGCACTCTGGatgaaagccttcccacattcattacatttataaggtttctctccagtatgaattctccgGTGGTAAGTAAGGGATGTACTAGAGctaaaagctttcccacattcattacattcataaggtttctctccagtatgaattttttgGTGGGAAATAAGATGTGCACTCTGcatgaaggccttcccacattcattacattcataaggtttttctccagtatgaattctcttgtGGAAGGTAAGCTGTGTGCTCTGATtgaaggttttcccacattcatcacattcataaggtttctctccagtgtgaattcgtTGATGGGAATTAAGCTGTGTGTTCCCTCTGAAGACCTTCCCACATTCAtaacattcataaggtttctctccagtatgaattttctggTGGTAAGTAAAGGATGAATTGTATCtaaaagtttttccacattcattgcattcataaggtttcccCCCTGTATGAATTCGCTGATGGGAATTAAGCTGTGTTCGAAGaatgaaagcttttccacattcatcacatttatgaggtttctctccagtatgaattttctgatggtACATAAGGGATGAGCTGAAGCTAAAAGTTTTGCCACAGTCTTTACATATGTGAAGTTTCTCTTTAGGATGGATTTTCTGATGCTCAGGATGGTGTTTAACCTGCATTAAGTCTTTTCCAAATTCATTGTAACCATGAGTTTGATTTACGTTATATATTACATGATCCTGAAAATGGTTTGAATTACACTTGAATGATTCCCCACATTCCGTGTGTACAGAAGGCTTCTCAGGATCATAACTCCATTCTTCTCCCAACTTGGCACACTGGTAATCATCTTTTGAGTATTGTTCCTGGGATGATTTGTCCGTAACAATGTCACTTGAAACAGATTCCTTTGTTTCAGGTTCAGTTTTCCAAtctgaaatgaataaaatacaagcaTTTACATGTTCTTAGTGATAACAGTTTATAAAGTGCTCTCACATATGGTACTTCATTTAATCctttcaacaaccctgtgaagcaagCTGGAGCAGGTATCGTTACATTTGGAGACTCAGAGCAAACTTAATTGACTTTGTGAATGACCAAACTGCTAATGAGGGTTGACTGGGATTCCATCCAAGATCTTCTGACTAGTTTAGTTCATGGCTACTTCTACACTACTAAACTGCTTCTCAAACATTATATAAGGATAGGAAGTCAATGCTGGAGAGACACTATATAAGCAGGTATTCAAAGTGAGTAAGTTCTAAAATCCAGATCCAAAGGATTATATTAGAGGGTACCCTGCAAAGGTATGTTAAT
Proteins encoded:
- the LOC140503295 gene encoding uncharacterized protein is translated as MEALDLMLEERDWKTEPETKESVSSDIVTDKSSQEQYSKDDYQCAKLGEEWSYDPEKPSVHTECGESFKCNSNHFQDHVIYNVNQTHGYNEFGKDLMQVKHHPEHQKIHPKEKLHICKDCGKTFSFSSSLMYHQKIHTGEKPHKCDECGKAFILRTQLNSHQRIHTGGKPYECNECGKTFRYNSSFTYHQKIHTGEKPYECYECGKVFRGNTQLNSHQRIHTGEKPYECDECGKTFNQSTQLTFHKRIHTGEKPYECNECGKAFMQSAHLISHQKIHTGEKPYECNECGKAFSSSTSLTYHRRIHTGEKPYKCNECGKAFIQSAHLTSHQKIHTGEKPYECRDCGKVFSSNSSLIYHQRIHTGEKPYVCNECGQAFRVNTQLTSHQRIHTGEKPYECNECGKAFVHSTHLTFHQRIHTGEKPYECNECGKAFSSGSSLTNHQRVHTGEKPYECTECGKSFRHNSSFLYHQRIHTGEKPYICSECGKGFILRTQLTSHQKKHSEEKLYEHNEYGKAF